The following is a genomic window from Scleropages formosus chromosome 11, fSclFor1.1, whole genome shotgun sequence.
caaagaagtttTCCTCCACTTTAGTTCTTTCTTTACCACCTGAAGGGAATGTGtacgggtaaaaaaaaaaaaaagtgtccgaCTATAGAGAAAGgtttgttattaattattaagcattttttttctttctcctgttGATAATGTTAATTGCACAATCTCTGCGTGCCCAGAATCCCCCATAACTCTGcacattttattgatttcagtcaagcatttattattttattgatgTTTTACTGAcaagaggggcgcggtggcgcagtgggttgaactgcagtcctgctctccggtgggtctggggttcaagtcctgcttggggtgccttgcgacggactggtgtcccgtcctgagtgtgtcccctccctctctccagccttacgccctgtgttgccgggtaggctccggttccccgtgaccccgtatgggacgagcggttctgaaaatgtgtgtgtgtgtgtgtgtgtgtgtgtgtgtgtgtgtgtgtgtgtgtgtgtgtgtgtgtgtgtgtgtgtgtttttactgacaATCACAAAACTTTTACAAATCTAAGGTCTGATGTTATTGGGTTATTGACTGATGTTATTGACATTTCTCGTTACGTGCAATATAAACACATAACAATTGCACATGTGTGCAATTCTGGGAAATCATGTGACCATTCCAAAATCTAACTGGTTGAAAAGAGAAAGTAAAACCTTTtcgaaaataaaaaacaaggcAGTGCCACAGACACAAAACAAGGCAGGAGGATCAGCGGTAGAGAGGATCTGCAGCACTGTGGGCCACAATGACCacccagcagcaggagcaggagaagcGCTACGACCCCGGTGACAGCACCTTGAAGTTTGTGACTAGACCTGATGACATCAGTACGTCTTCCTCTCGTTCACTTTGCGTTTCAGCTACAGCCAATGAGTTCTGTGTATCTGTATAAGTGAACACTGTGAGTAAAAGCTGTATTGATGtgcaaaaacttttttaaaacactgtacCTAAGGGCACCTAAGTTCAGATATATGGTAGTACTGCATGTATGGTTAAAGTAGTGCATTAAAAATCTATTATTGTAGATCTATGTTTACACTCATAGCTATTCTCATATCTTTTGAATTGACTCTTAACAATCCATATAGAGGTAAAACTagttgaaaacaaacaaacgaatgTTGATACAATGCTGTCTGTCTATAGCACTGGACGATGACCCAGACACCCTGAGGGCAGAGATGTCCTGTGGACATGCTGTCACCCCACAGTCTCTCACCGCTTGGTGCCGAAGTCTCCTCGACCAGGTGAAttatattttctaattttattactttactGGCTACTGTCAAACGTGTCGGTGTTgggaagctggggggggggggcaggtggcACATAAGACCACAGACTGTAAGCATGTCTTGCTGCTGATAAACagaaggaataaaaaagaattGCACTGCTGTCCCTTTAAGAAAACGAAATCGAAACAAGGATCAGATTTCAACTCCGAATATCAGAAGGGAAATTATGATCAGATGCCAAGGAGCTTACTTTGGACTTCCCAGATCCTTTCTCCCTGTGGTTCCAGTGAACTTCCTCATGTCTTCTATCCTCCCAGTTTATCAAGGATAAAATTGAGATTGTCTTCCCTTGGCTTACAAAGgcaatttgttcctgaaaaatcctTAGAAAGGCCATGTGACAGATGTATCGGTTTATGGGACAACAGGACACTGACTCGGGTTTTCAGGATTTAATGGTCTTCTGGCACTCTCAGGTATCTGGACATTCGGACATCTGATAACCTCCTGTCCCGTCTTCTGACTGCAGGGTCAGTACAAGTTCCTGTGTCCAGCACTGAAGGAGGGAACGGTGAAAAAGTGTGGGGCGCTCTGGTCCTACCAGGAGGTCCGCAAACTGGCAGTTCTCACAGCCGATGAGCAGAAGCACTTTGAGGAAGCCATGGCAGCTCTGGCTGCGGCAGAATTCTGTGAATATAAATCAGTaagtaatgtaatgtgtaaaaaaaaaaaccatatcaATCTGTAAGGATTATAACATTCCAtcaatatatatatgtgtaaaaaagcAATGATTAGAACTTTCAGTACGTCTTATACAGTATGGCAGTTTAATCACAAATATACAATTAATACCAGTATAAATCACAATACAcggtgctgcctgaaagtatggTAAactcttgtgtcccttagttttaccactaaatatttatttaatgagaatcagtgaccaattccatatgttgctttagaggagatcgtgtgtgtagtagaaacacgcaagtagtgcaggtgtaaaaataagtgaagtccAAGTTTACTGGATAAACCAAgaaggtaagtagaatcaggggtgtaaatcatagtcatttattcattttatttgtttattttaagatttaatgcTAAGAGTTTACAAggtgggtggtgcagtggcgcagcaggtttgactgggtcctgctctctggtgggtttggggtttgagtcccacttggggtgctttgcgacggcctggcatcccgtcctgggtgtgtctccttgtgccctgtgatgctgggctaggctccagctcgccatgaccccgcttggaacaagtggtttcagacaatgtgtgtgtgtgtgattttacaaGCTACTGAGAAAGCTGATGTTGTagtgctcagagctgctggGACTGtttctaattttcatttttctgtgcaAAGTGCCCAGGATGCCTCTCAGTCGTGGAGCGGGAGGACCACATGAACCTCAACGTACGCTGCACAATCTGCAGTGCGGAGATGGGCCAGGTTTACGAGTTCTGCTGGCAGTGCCTGAAGCAGTGGAAAGGGCCCGGTCCTCGGTCAGATCGCTGCGAGAACGACGGCTGCACCAACAAAGACCTCGAGCTGCTGAAGAAGTGTCCCATGATAACGCTGCCAGAGGTGAATAACGTGCAGTGCCCCGCCATTCGGGCGTGTCCCACCTGCGGGCTCCTGGTGGAGCACGATAAGACGGGCTGCAAGAACATCATCTGTTCCAGGTGTCAGAAGGAGTTCTGCTTCGTCTGTCTGAAGCTCACCCCCAACTGCCTGAAGACGAGCTCTTATTTCGAACTCTGCTCTGATGGGGTCGCTCCGAGACAGACATCAATTCCCTGCTGGAACAGGAGTAACCCATAATAACATCCATAATAATAACCGTTctaattccacacacacacgctttttATGATATGATGTAGTGTAGAACGGCACAGGTATACTTGCATAACGCATCACTTAGCTTTTGTTAGTAGTTGTTTTATTAAGTGGCATAGATCTTATACCATgtcattaaattacattaaatatttgtgaaCAGAATGACCTGTTGTAGCTTTTTCTTCTATCACACCTCATAGACACACTGAAAGTCACCCTATGGTATCCAGTGCAGCTCCAATGTACTGTGCGTACTTTAACTATTTACTGAGATATAAGTACAGAACCTAAAGATAAAAAAGGACAGATATGTTGCACTGTCAGCTGTAAAGGAACATGGAACTGGTGATAAATACTCAGatgcagcttaaaaaaaaatgttgctcttATTACAGCAAGATGAGGAAACCTGACTCGTAGCCAAAAACTTAGACTGACAGTTACTCCGAACTATGTGCCAAAGTGTTCACTGCAGAGAGGAAGTGTCATTATTCCTTATACATGTCCTCATCTTTTATTGGCACTTTATTCCTGTTCACACCTCGCATGACCACTGAACTCATATTATGAACAGGATAAAAAAATGAAGTACTGAATATTCTGTATGTCGAATAGATGTTCATAACAGAAACAGagagctgttgtctttagatccaaaggtcgcagggtcGAACCCCActcactgtagtaccctcgaggaaggtacttaccctaaattgctccagtaaaattacccagctgcataaatgggtaaatcagtgtaagtagctttggagaagagcgtccaGTAAATTAATAGATGCAGACAGTGTAGCACCTCATTAACATACAGTATCTTTAATACGACTTCCATACATCTTTAATTGTCTGTAAACTGACTTCtttattcaaacctgcaaccaccaGGTCCAAAGGCTTATTGCACAAAGATTATCTGCAAtaattcaacacaaaaaaaaaaaacacataatgcAGATAAAAGTTACAATGGGATGAAACCTGTATccaaaatatttaaagacagtaaaatattatttctttgtcTTGTATTATAGTAAACGGATGATCTGTGTTCAGCTGCAGGAACTTTGTGTTCATAAAGTTCATAACATTATTCAATAACGAAATAACAAAGTTATAAAACAGTTCTCTGGaaaattctgacttttttttcatgGTTAAACACACCTTCCACACACCCCACACGGTTCATAGACAGATTGCAgtcaaactgaaacagaaataaatgactTGCAGTGAAAATCAAGTACTGTTGAAGcttgtttctctttttactTCATTAAAAGTCTTTCTTGCcctcttttatttcctttgagAGAAATAAAGTGAGTAACATGTCATAGATATTTTGCGCAATGCACTATTGTTCATTCCCAGTTtgcattgttttggagaaaagcagctgcgaCATTCATAAATCTTCATAAATGTCACTGTTATGAGATTCAGTAAGCAGCACGTAAGGTTACAATTTTCAAATAGACACCCAGCTCAGAACACTAGTGATTTACTTTCTATTGTAAATGTTAAACGATGAACTGTATGAAGGCAACCAAGTGTTGTGACATTTTACTAGAACTTTATTTGTGCAGAGATATGATGGATTATGAATGGACAGCAGGGACAGCGCTCAAGCCGTCTCCATGTCCGTGACAGCATGCACCCTGACTCCGAGGGCGTAGTGCCCCCTACAGGCCAGGTACAGAACAGCCGTTAGAGCGCCTGTGAGACACAGCGCTGCCGCACCCCCCAGGGCTGTGATTAGAGGGAGTTCGACGCTGCTCTCTGGCACCGTGAAAGTCGGGGGGGAATCGGAGTAAAACCCAGGGGCCAAAGACCCCCCTCTGTAAAGAGAATGATCATTAAAAACAACTGGAACACACTGACTGCTCAGGTCTCCGCATTACGATGGTGTTCACAATACACACATGCTTAAGAAAACTTTAAGGTGAACGCAAAACGGTACTGAGCACAATGCGGTACTGAGCAGACACACCTCTGAGAGGAGGAGCCACCACTGGTGGGAGGACCAGGAGGTGGAAGAGCCTCATAGCTTGTGGGAGCGGTGACATGTGAATGGTGACATAGTGTCTCATGAGGACAGAGGATGGACCCGGTGTACCCCAACACCTGCGGTACAGAAAAAGAtggttcaacacacacacacacacaagcaggtaGCAGGTGTGGCCCAGTACTCGAGAGCACAGAAGAAGCGAACCGACGCGACCCCTGCGTGGTACCTGTATGGAGGTGCCGGCTGGACAGTCCATCCAGTGAGAGTCAAACACCTGGACCTGGTACTGGTTGAGCCCAGTACAGCGGTGTCTGTAGCACCGACCCTCCGCTGAACCGcttggagaaagagagatgttCTGAGAGAGGGAGGTAACTTCATTATTGCTGCGTATTGTCATGTTTATCAAAGTGTGTGAGACTGTGTTCTTGTCATTTTGATTATTAATACATATCTCTGTTCTCATGTTTAATATTTGTGTAGAACTATAGAACCAGGTCACTAAACGTTTCCCAATTTATAAATAAGCAATAACTGAACAATGCAAAAAGACTTACAAACATccctctcatacacacacacacacacacacatatatagactGACCTCTCTGTGCAGGTCAGAGAAGAAGCAGCGACTCTCTGGTCCATAGATCTCCCCGCTCCACTCGATCGCTCTTTCGCCCCCCTCCATCCGGCACTCGctctgcaggagacacagagtGGTGGAACAGAAATCGCAATAAATAAAGTCATAAAATGATCACACACATCACAGATCAGAAGaagttatttaataaaaaaaaactgaataat
Proteins encoded in this region:
- the LOC108930935 gene encoding leishmanolysin-like peptidase 2, which codes for MPLFSPACLGPSGSGCHYLHLHKGTCQTDEYLEGCRIYKPLINASECRMEGGERAIEWSGEIYGPESRCFFSDLHRENISLSPSGSAEGRCYRHRCTGLNQYQVQVFDSHWMDCPAGTSIQVLGYTGSILCPHETLCHHSHVTAPTSYEALPPPGPPTSGGSSSQRGGSLAPGFYSDSPPTFTVPESSVELPLITALGGAAALCLTGALTAVLYLACRGHYALGVRVHAVTDMETA
- the LOC108930933 gene encoding uncharacterized protein DDB_G0292642-like, whose amino-acid sequence is MTTQQQEQEKRYDPGDSTLKFVTRPDDITLDDDPDTLRAEMSCGHAVTPQSLTAWCRSLLDQGQYKFLCPALKEGTVKKCGALWSYQEVRKLAVLTADEQKHFEEAMAALAAAEFCEYKSCPGCLSVVEREDHMNLNVRCTICSAEMGQVYEFCWQCLKQWKGPGPRSDRCENDGCTNKDLELLKKCPMITLPEVNNVQCPAIRACPTCGLLVEHDKTGCKNIICSRCQKEFCFVCLKLTPNCLKTSSYFELCSDGVAPRQTSIPCWNRSNP